Proteins encoded in a region of the Phoenix dactylifera cultivar Barhee BC4 chromosome 3, palm_55x_up_171113_PBpolish2nd_filt_p, whole genome shotgun sequence genome:
- the LOC103705953 gene encoding UNC93-like protein 3: protein MESEGVGEEAAAPLVVVTEEVGSCSSSEKRQPKNYARDVHILSFAFLFVFSAYGAAQNLESTVNTEEDLGTTSLGILYTSFTLFSVVASPVVRGLGSKRALILGTSGYLLFIASNLKPSWYTMVPASLYLGFAASIIWVGQGTYLTSTARSHAKDCQLHEGTVIGTFNGEFWGMFASHQVIGNLISLALLRDGKEGDSVTGKNLLFTVFLGCMVLGITLMCFLSKRDDKAGCLPMYSSLASVLKSIVAPLLDIRVLLVIPLVAYSGLQQAFVWAEFTKEIVTPALGVSGVGGAMALYGAADAICSLVAGRFTSGLSSITFIVSGGAVLQILVLLWLLFGYSNTGGLLGAVCPLLMAAIWGVGDGVFNTQLNALFGMLFKHDTEAAFAQLKVWQSASIAVIFFLSPYITMQAMLILMGVALCIAMTGFLFLTLHVERSFSSGS from the exons ATGGAATCCGAAGGGGTAGGAGAAGAGGCTGCCGCCCCTTTGGTGGTTGTGACGGAGGAGGTCGGGTCTTGTTCTTCCTCTGAAAAACGGCAGCCTAAGAATTACGCAAGGGATGTCCATATTCTCAGCTTtgctttcttgtttgttttctcgGCTTATGGAGCTGCTCAGAATTTGGAGAGCACTGTGAACACG GAGGAAGATTTGGGAACGACATCGTTGGGGATATTATATACCTCCTTCACTTTGTTTTCGGTGGTGGCGTCTCCGGTTGTCAGGGGATTGGGGTCAAAGAGAGCCCTTATTCTTGGTACCAGCGGCTACTTGCTGTTCATTGCATCCAACTTGAAGCCCTCATG GTACACGATGGTGCCAGCTTCTCTATATCTTGGCTTCGCTGCATCAATTATTTGGGTTGGACAG GGAACATATCTCACTTCCACTGCACGTAGCCATGCAAAAGATTGCCAATTGCATGAAGGGACAGTAATTGGTACTTTCAATGGAGAATTTTGGGGAATGTTTGCTAGTCACCAG GTCATTGGTAATTTGATCTCACTTGCTTTGTTGAGAGATGGAAAG GAGGGGGACAGTGTCACTGGGAAAAACCTTTTATTTACTGTGTTCCTTGGTTGTATGGTCTTGGGTATCACATTGATGTGCTTTCTATCTAAAAGAGATGACAAAGCGGGTTGCCTTCCCATGTATTCATCTCTTGCATCTGTTCTTAAATCTATTGTTGCTCCACTCCTGGACATACGGGTGCTTTTGGTTATTCCTCTTGTTGCATACTCAGGCTTACAACAGGCATTTGTATG GGCTGAATTCACAAAGGAAATTGTAACACCAGCACTTGGTGTCTCAGGCGTGGGTGGTGCAATGGCATTATATGGGGCTGCTGATGCAATT TGTTCACTGGTtgctggacgcttcacatctgGACTGTCTTCCATCACTTTTATTGTCTCTGGTGGAGCTGTTCTACAGATTCTTGTCCTGTTATGGCTTCTCTTTGGCTACAG TAATACTGGTGGACTTCTTGGCGCTGTATGTCCCCTACTTATGGCTGCTATATGGGGTGTTGGTGATGGAGTGTTTAATACACAGCTGAATGCGTTGTTTGGGATGCTATTCAAGCATGACAcg GAGGCAGCTTTTGCACAACTGAAGGTGTGGCAAAGTGCTTCAATTGCTGTCATCTTCTTCTTGAGTCCGTATATTACGATGCAGGCTATGTTGATACTGATGGGTGTTGCCCTGTGCATTGCGATGACAGGGTTCCTTTTTCTTACCCTCCATGTTGAAAGATCATTTTCCTCTGGATCTTGA
- the LOC103705951 gene encoding histone H2B.11-like produces MAPKAEKKPAEKKPASDKPAEEKEKKAVAEKALAEKKPKAEKRLPTKEGGAGDKKKRKKAKKGSETYKIYIFKVLKQVHPDIGISSKAMGIMNSFINDIFEKLAQEASRLARYNKKPTITSREIQTSVRLVLPGELAKHAVSEGTKAVTKFTSS; encoded by the coding sequence ATGGCGCCCAAGGCCGAGAAGAAGCCCGCGGAGAAGAAGCCGGCCTCTGATAAGCCggcagaggagaaggagaagaaggcggTGGCGGAGAAAGCCCTGGCCGAGAAGAAGCCCAAGGCGGAGAAGCGGCTCCCCACCAAGGAGGGCGGCGCCGGCgacaagaagaagaggaagaaggcgaAGAAGGGGAGCGAGACCTACAAGATCTACATCTTTAAGGTCTTGAAGCAGGTCCACCCGGATATCGGCATCTCGAGCAAGGCCATGGGCATCATGAACTCCTTCATCAACGACATCTTCGAGAAGCTCGCCCAGGAGGCTTCCCGTCTCGCTCGCTACAACAAGAAGCCGACTATCACCTCTCGGGAGATCCAGACGTCCGTCCGCCTGGTCCTCCCTGGCGAACTCGCCAAGCACGCCGTGTCCGAGGGCACTAAGGCTGTTACCAAGTTCACAAGTTCTTGA